One stretch of Variovorax sp. TBS-050B DNA includes these proteins:
- a CDS encoding GspE/PulE family protein, whose product MTAVPTVSAPLDARHEGPLDLRRLIEWLAADGVISPMEAKRTIARCAQAESRQAPLVRLANVAMTRESDGKPLDLEMLTQWLAGRAGLSYLRIDPLKVDVGKVADTMSAAYAERHKVLPVQVLPNEVVVATAEPFLTDWIAEVERQSRRTVRRVVANPADIQRYTAEFFALAKSVRAAQKAGGNTGGASFEQLVELGKSTKQLDANDQSVVQVVDWLWQYAFDQRASDIHLEPRREQGVIRFRIDGILHPAYQMPMGVMNAMVSRIKLLGRMDVVEKRRPLDGRIKTRNMRGDEIEMRLSTLPTAFGEKMVMRIFDPDTAVKDLDALGFSQHDAQRWEQLVTRPNGIILVTGPTGSGKTTTLYSTLKRVATEEVNVSTVEDPIEMIEPSFNQTQVQPQLDFGFTEGLRALMRQDPDIIMVGEIRDLATAEMAVQAALTGHLVFSTLHTNDAPSAITRLMELGVPSYLINAVMLGVLAQRLVRTLCPNCKQPDEGITREKLETIVKPWQITGSVRAYKPVGCVDCRMTGYMGRMGLYELLSISEDFKGQVTKEPNLAGLRRQAVIDGMRPLRLAGALRVAEGVTTIEEVLSATPPLE is encoded by the coding sequence ATGACTGCCGTGCCCACCGTTTCCGCCCCCCTGGACGCCCGCCACGAAGGCCCGCTCGACCTGCGCCGCCTGATCGAGTGGCTCGCGGCCGACGGCGTGATCTCCCCCATGGAGGCCAAGCGCACCATCGCGCGCTGCGCCCAGGCCGAGAGCCGGCAGGCGCCGCTGGTGCGCCTCGCCAACGTCGCGATGACGCGCGAGAGCGACGGCAAGCCGCTCGACCTCGAGATGCTCACGCAATGGCTCGCGGGCCGCGCGGGGCTGTCGTACCTGCGCATCGATCCGCTCAAGGTCGACGTGGGCAAGGTGGCCGACACCATGAGCGCGGCCTACGCCGAGCGCCACAAGGTGCTGCCGGTGCAGGTGCTGCCCAACGAGGTGGTGGTGGCCACGGCCGAGCCCTTCCTGACCGACTGGATCGCCGAGGTCGAGCGCCAGTCGCGCCGCACGGTGCGCCGCGTGGTGGCGAACCCGGCCGACATCCAGCGCTACACGGCCGAGTTCTTCGCGCTGGCCAAGTCGGTGCGCGCCGCGCAGAAGGCCGGCGGCAACACGGGCGGCGCGAGCTTCGAGCAGCTGGTCGAGCTCGGCAAGAGCACCAAGCAGCTCGACGCCAACGACCAGAGCGTGGTGCAGGTGGTCGACTGGCTCTGGCAGTACGCCTTCGACCAGCGCGCGAGCGACATCCATCTGGAACCGCGCCGCGAGCAGGGCGTGATCCGCTTCCGCATCGACGGCATCCTGCATCCGGCCTACCAGATGCCCATGGGCGTGATGAATGCGATGGTGTCGCGCATCAAGCTGCTGGGCCGCATGGACGTGGTCGAGAAGCGCCGCCCGCTCGACGGCCGCATCAAGACGCGCAACATGCGCGGCGACGAGATCGAGATGCGCCTGTCGACGCTGCCGACCGCCTTCGGCGAGAAGATGGTGATGCGGATCTTCGACCCCGACACCGCGGTCAAGGACCTCGATGCGCTCGGCTTCTCGCAGCACGACGCGCAGCGCTGGGAACAGCTCGTCACGCGGCCCAACGGCATCATCCTCGTGACAGGACCGACGGGCTCGGGCAAGACCACCACGCTCTACTCCACGCTCAAGCGCGTGGCGACCGAGGAGGTCAACGTCAGCACGGTGGAGGACCCGATCGAAATGATCGAGCCCTCGTTCAACCAGACGCAGGTGCAGCCGCAGCTCGACTTCGGTTTCACCGAGGGCCTGCGCGCGCTGATGCGGCAGGACCCGGACATCATCATGGTGGGCGAGATCCGCGACCTCGCCACCGCCGAGATGGCGGTGCAGGCCGCGCTCACCGGCCACCTCGTCTTCAGCACGCTGCATACCAACGATGCGCCGAGCGCGATCACGCGGCTGATGGAGCTCGGCGTGCCCTCGTACCTCATCAACGCCGTGATGCTCGGCGTGCTGGCGCAGCGGCTGGTGCGCACGCTGTGCCCCAACTGCAAGCAGCCCGACGAGGGCATCACGCGCGAGAAGCTCGAGACCATCGTCAAGCCGTGGCAGATCACCGGCTCGGTGCGCGCCTACAAGCCCGTGGGCTGCGTGGACTGCCGCATGACCGGCTACATGGGCCGCATGGGCCTGTACGAGCTGCTGAGCATCAGCGAGGACTTCAAGGGCCAGGTCACCAAGGAGCCGAACCTCGCCGGGCTGCGCCGGCAGGCGGTGATCGACGGCATGCGCCCGCTGCGCCTGGCGGGCGCGCTGCGCGTGGCCGAGGGCGTCACCACCATCGAGGAAGTGCTCAGCGCCACGCCGCCGCTGGAGTAG
- a CDS encoding spermidine synthase, with the protein MATSKSKITALPEVNFSDWGDIRYLHLGTEWVQGSMKLDAPFEIELEYVQRMMAWLLFAEPKNVANLHAMQLGLGAATLTKFCRKTLRMRTTAIELNPQVVSACRGWFKLPADDAKLRVVIADAALEIRRPEWQGSVDALQVDLYDHEAAAPVLDSEDFYADCRALLTEEGCMTVNLFGRSSSYERSLEKIAGAFGADAVWAFKPTREGNTVVLAQRTPVRPKREALAERAQTIQTRWGLPAPKWLRVFKPLE; encoded by the coding sequence ATGGCCACGAGCAAAAGCAAAATCACCGCGCTCCCCGAAGTCAACTTTTCCGACTGGGGCGACATCCGCTACCTGCACCTGGGCACCGAATGGGTCCAGGGCTCGATGAAGCTCGACGCGCCGTTCGAGATCGAACTCGAATACGTGCAGCGCATGATGGCCTGGCTGCTGTTCGCCGAGCCGAAGAACGTCGCCAACCTGCATGCGATGCAGCTCGGCCTGGGCGCGGCCACGCTCACCAAGTTCTGCCGCAAGACATTGCGCATGCGCACCACGGCGATCGAGCTCAACCCGCAGGTGGTGTCGGCCTGCCGCGGCTGGTTCAAGCTGCCGGCCGACGACGCGAAGCTGCGCGTGGTGATCGCCGATGCGGCGTTGGAGATCCGCCGGCCCGAATGGCAGGGCAGCGTCGATGCGCTGCAGGTCGACCTGTACGACCACGAAGCCGCCGCGCCGGTGCTCGACAGCGAGGACTTCTATGCCGACTGCCGCGCATTGCTCACCGAGGAGGGCTGCATGACGGTCAATCTCTTCGGCCGCTCGTCGAGCTACGAGCGCAGCCTCGAGAAGATCGCCGGTGCCTTCGGCGCCGATGCGGTCTGGGCCTTCAAGCCGACGCGCGAAGGCAACACGGTGGTGCTGGCGCAGCGCACGCCGGTCCGGCCGAAGCGCGAAGCCCTTGCCGAGCGCGCCCAAACGATCCAGACTCGATGGGGCCTGCCCGCGCCCAAGTGGCTGCGGGTCTTCAAGCCGCTGGAATGA
- a CDS encoding TatD family hydrolase: MAVFIDTHCHLDAPEFGAEMPLIRARAAARGVALCVIPAVGVFNFEAVRALAEAQGDAYALGIHPLCTGDAREADLETLDAELAARRDDPRLVAVGEIGLDYFVEGLDSDKQQHFFHTQLQLARKHGLPVLIHVRRSVDKVLKHLRQTAGGRPWQGIAHAFNGSEQQAKACIELGLKLGFGGAVTFERALQLRRLAATLPLDAMVMETDAPDIQPHWIYRTQAQRAAGEPQGRNEPGELPRIAEVVAQLRGIGVDELADGTTRNALAAMPRLESLLAVSEGRPPPA, translated from the coding sequence ATGGCTGTGTTCATCGATACCCACTGTCACCTCGACGCGCCCGAATTCGGTGCGGAAATGCCCCTCATCCGCGCCCGCGCGGCCGCGCGCGGCGTGGCGCTGTGCGTGATCCCGGCGGTCGGCGTCTTCAACTTCGAGGCCGTGCGCGCGCTCGCCGAGGCGCAGGGCGATGCCTATGCGCTGGGCATCCATCCGCTGTGCACCGGCGATGCCAGGGAGGCCGACCTCGAGACGCTCGACGCCGAGCTCGCGGCGCGGCGCGACGATCCGCGCCTGGTGGCGGTCGGCGAGATCGGGCTCGACTATTTCGTCGAGGGGCTCGACAGCGACAAGCAGCAGCACTTTTTTCACACTCAGTTGCAACTTGCGCGCAAGCACGGGCTGCCGGTGCTCATCCATGTGCGCCGTTCGGTCGACAAGGTGCTCAAGCATCTGCGCCAGACGGCGGGCGGTCGGCCGTGGCAGGGAATCGCGCACGCCTTCAACGGCAGCGAGCAGCAGGCGAAGGCCTGCATCGAGCTCGGCCTCAAGCTGGGCTTCGGCGGCGCCGTGACCTTCGAGCGCGCGCTGCAGCTGCGGCGGCTCGCGGCCACGCTGCCGCTCGACGCGATGGTGATGGAGACCGATGCGCCGGACATCCAGCCGCACTGGATCTACCGCACGCAGGCGCAGCGCGCGGCCGGCGAGCCGCAGGGCCGCAACGAGCCCGGCGAGTTGCCGCGCATCGCCGAAGTGGTGGCGCAGTTGCGCGGCATCGGCGTCGACGAACTGGCCGACGGCACCACGCGCAATGCGCTCGCGGCGATGCCGCGGCTCGAAAGTCTGCTCGCCGTGTCGGAGGGCCGGCCGCCGCCCGCGTAG
- a CDS encoding MoxR family ATPase, with protein MSTDSPYSTSTATAELMEQILYEVKRVVVGQDRFLERVMVAMLAGGHLLVEGVPGLAKTLTVKTLSDTVRGQFKRIQFTPDLVPADLVGTRIYNQKTGEFSTSLGPVFANLLLADEINRAPAKVQSALLEVMQERQVTIAGETHRVPRPFLVMATQNPIETEGTYPLPEAQVDRFMMKVLVDYPSDEEEFVIVQRVIGAPVEANPVATTEQLAALQAEARRVYVDPSLIQYAVKLVSATRTPDKHGLKDMRRFITFGASPRASISLTEGARALALLRGRSYALPEDMTALVPDVLRHRVTLSYEGLSEGLTPDGLIEKIMKAVPAPPKPLEHEKLVA; from the coding sequence ATGAGCACCGATTCCCCCTATTCCACCTCTACCGCCACGGCCGAGCTGATGGAGCAGATCCTCTACGAGGTCAAGCGCGTGGTGGTGGGCCAGGACCGCTTCCTCGAGCGCGTGATGGTCGCGATGCTCGCGGGCGGGCACCTGCTGGTCGAGGGCGTGCCGGGGCTCGCGAAGACGCTCACCGTCAAGACCCTGTCGGACACCGTGCGCGGCCAGTTCAAGCGCATCCAGTTCACGCCCGACCTGGTGCCGGCGGACCTCGTGGGCACGCGCATCTACAACCAGAAGACTGGCGAGTTCAGCACCTCGCTCGGCCCGGTGTTCGCGAACCTGCTGCTGGCCGACGAAATCAACCGCGCGCCCGCCAAGGTGCAGAGCGCGCTGCTCGAGGTGATGCAGGAGCGCCAGGTCACGATCGCCGGCGAGACGCACCGCGTGCCGCGCCCCTTCCTCGTCATGGCCACGCAGAACCCGATCGAGACCGAGGGTACCTACCCCCTGCCCGAGGCGCAGGTCGACCGCTTCATGATGAAGGTGCTGGTCGACTATCCGAGCGACGAGGAGGAATTCGTCATCGTCCAGCGCGTGATCGGCGCGCCGGTCGAGGCCAACCCGGTCGCCACCACCGAGCAGCTCGCGGCGCTGCAGGCCGAGGCGCGGCGCGTCTACGTCGATCCTTCGCTGATCCAGTACGCGGTCAAGCTGGTGTCCGCCACGCGCACGCCCGACAAGCACGGCCTGAAGGACATGCGCCGCTTCATCACCTTCGGCGCGAGCCCGCGCGCGAGCATCAGCCTGACCGAGGGCGCCCGCGCGCTCGCGCTGCTGCGCGGCCGCAGCTACGCGCTGCCCGAGGACATGACGGCGCTCGTGCCCGACGTGCTGCGGCACCGTGTGACGCTTTCCTACGAAGGATTGTCGGAAGGCCTCACGCCCGACGGGCTGATCGAGAAGATCATGAAGGCCGTGCCCGCTCCCCCGAAACCCCTCGAACATGAAAAGCTGGTGGCGTAA
- a CDS encoding VWA domain-containing protein, which yields MTFLWPQFLWLLAALPLLVLLYVWLIRRKKKIAVRYASLSIVREAMGAGQSLRRHIPPLLFLLAMAAMLVAAARPMAVVLLPSNQQTIILAMDVSGSMRAADVQPNRLVAAQEAAKSFIKDLPRHVKVGIVAFAGSAQVAQLPTTNHDDLVTAIDSFQLQRATATGNAIVVSLATLFPDAGIDVSQFSAPSRQRGTPIDQTEKQAKAFTPVAPGSFTSAAIIMLTDGQRTTGVDPLDAAKAAADRGVRIYTVGVGTVDGETIGFEGWSMRVRLDEETLKAVANKTQAEYFYAGTASDLKKVYETLSSRLTVEKKETEISALFALGAAILTLLSAGLSLLWFNRIL from the coding sequence ATGACATTCCTCTGGCCTCAATTCCTCTGGTTGCTGGCGGCGTTGCCGCTGCTGGTGTTGCTCTACGTCTGGCTGATCCGCCGCAAGAAGAAGATCGCGGTGCGCTATGCCAGCCTGTCGATCGTGCGCGAGGCCATGGGTGCCGGCCAGAGCCTGCGACGACACATCCCGCCGCTGCTGTTCCTGCTCGCGATGGCAGCCATGCTGGTCGCGGCCGCGCGGCCGATGGCGGTGGTGCTGCTGCCGTCGAACCAGCAGACCATCATCCTCGCGATGGACGTCTCGGGCAGCATGCGCGCGGCCGACGTGCAGCCCAACCGGCTCGTCGCCGCGCAGGAGGCGGCCAAGAGCTTCATCAAGGACCTGCCGCGCCATGTGAAGGTCGGCATCGTGGCCTTCGCGGGCAGCGCGCAGGTGGCGCAGCTGCCCACCACCAACCACGACGACCTGGTGACCGCGATCGACAGCTTCCAGCTGCAGCGCGCCACGGCCACCGGCAACGCCATCGTCGTCTCGCTCGCCACGCTGTTCCCCGACGCCGGCATCGACGTCTCGCAGTTCAGCGCGCCGAGCCGCCAGCGCGGCACGCCGATCGACCAGACCGAGAAGCAGGCGAAGGCGTTCACGCCGGTCGCGCCGGGCTCCTTCACCTCGGCCGCGATCATCATGCTGACCGACGGCCAGCGCACCACCGGCGTCGATCCGCTCGACGCCGCCAAGGCGGCCGCGGACCGCGGCGTGCGCATCTACACGGTGGGCGTGGGCACGGTGGACGGCGAGACCATCGGCTTCGAGGGCTGGTCGATGCGCGTGCGGCTCGACGAGGAAACGTTGAAGGCCGTGGCCAACAAGACCCAGGCCGAATACTTCTACGCCGGCACCGCGAGCGACCTCAAGAAGGTCTACGAAACGCTGAGTTCGCGCCTCACGGTCGAGAAGAAGGAAACCGAAATCTCGGCGCTGTTCGCGCTCGGCGCGGCGATCCTCACGCTGCTGTCGGCGGGGCTGTCGCTGCTTTGGTTCAACCGGATTCTTTGA
- a CDS encoding trypsin-like peptidase domain-containing protein: MRRPALYSRSPRTLPEAAEPAVDEAGAPPASSNPAPAKAPWQPGRRSFALLIVLSAALVAGAAWWPHPGAKTLTQKDIDAAVLRTLQTQTLPSPAAKAAEIVRPSVVRVVGYGPEKATPEAKVQKRGRNLAKGKPPEAPSDEAPPGQVERGVGTGVVIVDKGVILTNLHVVAGSETIKVTFSDGFEATATITGVQPENDLAVLQAQKIPDDLIPAVMRSTADLQPGDQVAAVGFPFGIGPSVSAGVVSGLKRSFRSPEGKQELGNLIQFDAAANPGNSGGPLVNMDGEVLGIVTAILNPTQQRTFIGIGFAVPIENAASAAGSPPF; the protein is encoded by the coding sequence ATGCGCAGGCCCGCTCTCTACAGCCGTTCGCCCCGCACGCTGCCTGAAGCGGCCGAACCCGCGGTCGACGAGGCCGGCGCGCCGCCCGCTTCGTCGAACCCCGCGCCCGCCAAGGCGCCCTGGCAGCCCGGCCGCCGCAGCTTCGCGCTGCTGATCGTGCTGAGCGCCGCGCTCGTGGCCGGCGCCGCCTGGTGGCCGCACCCGGGCGCGAAGACCCTCACGCAGAAGGACATCGACGCCGCCGTGCTGCGCACGCTGCAGACGCAGACACTGCCCTCTCCCGCGGCCAAGGCGGCCGAGATCGTGCGGCCCTCGGTGGTGCGCGTGGTCGGCTACGGCCCCGAGAAGGCCACGCCCGAAGCCAAGGTGCAGAAGCGCGGCCGCAACCTCGCCAAAGGCAAGCCGCCCGAGGCGCCCAGCGACGAAGCGCCGCCCGGCCAGGTCGAGCGCGGCGTGGGCACCGGCGTGGTCATCGTCGACAAGGGCGTGATCCTCACCAACCTGCACGTGGTCGCAGGCTCGGAGACGATCAAGGTCACTTTCTCCGACGGCTTCGAGGCCACGGCCACCATCACCGGCGTGCAGCCCGAGAACGACCTCGCGGTGCTGCAGGCCCAGAAGATTCCCGACGATCTGATCCCCGCGGTCATGCGCTCGACCGCCGACCTGCAGCCCGGCGACCAGGTGGCCGCGGTCGGCTTTCCGTTCGGCATCGGGCCCTCGGTCTCGGCCGGCGTGGTCTCGGGCCTGAAGCGCTCGTTCCGCTCGCCCGAGGGCAAGCAGGAGCTCGGCAACCTGATCCAGTTCGACGCCGCGGCCAACCCCGGCAATTCGGGCGGGCCGCTGGTCAACATGGATGGCGAGGTGCTCGGCATCGTCACCGCCATCCTCAACCCGACGCAGCAGCGCACCTTCATCGGCATCGGCTTCGCGGTGCCGATCGAGAACGCGGCATCGGCCGCGGGCTCGCCGCCGTTCTGA
- a CDS encoding TetR/AcrR family transcriptional regulator — MPRGRSATYDDQREFILARAAGLFARRGYPATSMNQVAEACGLSKATLYHYYRDKSSLLISIAETHVSRLAALVAEEEASPHTDEERLRRFIYRIVEEYAGAQDAHRVLTDDVRFLEDADRERVLDQEREVVAAFARAVSALRPGAPSDDLAKPLTMLLFGMINWMFTWMKPGGRLDHASIAPIVADLFLGGIGAVKAPGGSGSGRPNAEVAKVSQKSPKKT, encoded by the coding sequence ATGCCGCGTGGAAGATCCGCCACCTACGACGACCAGCGCGAATTCATCCTCGCGCGCGCGGCCGGGCTGTTCGCGCGCCGCGGCTACCCCGCCACCTCGATGAACCAGGTGGCCGAGGCCTGCGGCCTCTCGAAGGCGACGCTCTACCACTACTACAGGGACAAGAGCAGCCTGCTCATCAGCATCGCCGAGACGCATGTCTCGCGCCTCGCGGCGCTGGTGGCCGAGGAAGAGGCTTCGCCCCACACCGACGAGGAGCGGCTGCGCCGCTTCATCTACCGCATCGTCGAGGAATATGCCGGCGCGCAGGATGCCCACCGGGTGCTGACCGACGACGTGCGCTTTCTGGAAGACGCGGACCGCGAGCGCGTGCTCGACCAGGAGCGCGAGGTGGTGGCGGCCTTCGCGCGCGCGGTCTCGGCGCTGCGCCCCGGCGCGCCGAGCGACGACCTCGCCAAGCCGCTGACCATGCTGCTGTTCGGCATGATCAACTGGATGTTCACCTGGATGAAACCCGGCGGCCGCCTCGACCACGCCTCGATCGCGCCGATCGTGGCGGATCTGTTCCTGGGGGGGATCGGGGCGGTGAAGGCGCCGGGGGGGAGCGGGAGCGGACGGCCGAACGCAGAGGTCGCGAAGGTTTCGCAGAAGTCGCCAAAGAAAACCTAG
- a CDS encoding phenylacetic acid degradation protein PaaY, protein MPSYSIDGVIPVVDPTAYVHPSAVLIGDVIVGPRCYVGPCASLRGDFGRIVLEEGSNVQDHCCVHGFPDQDTVVEVNGHIGHGAILHSCIVRRDALVGMNAVVMDEAEIGEQAIVAACAFVPAGMKVPARTLVAGIPARVKKTLSEEEIAWKLEGTQTYQALTERSLASLREVAPLPRMEPDRPRLPEFDVRSLIATRRG, encoded by the coding sequence ATGCCCAGCTATTCCATCGACGGCGTGATCCCCGTCGTCGACCCCACGGCCTACGTGCATCCGAGCGCGGTGCTGATCGGCGACGTGATCGTCGGCCCGCGCTGCTACGTGGGCCCGTGCGCGAGCCTGCGCGGCGATTTCGGCCGCATCGTGCTGGAGGAGGGCTCGAACGTGCAGGACCACTGCTGCGTGCACGGCTTTCCCGACCAGGACACGGTGGTCGAGGTCAACGGCCACATCGGCCACGGCGCGATCCTGCACAGCTGCATCGTGCGGCGCGATGCGCTCGTCGGCATGAACGCGGTGGTGATGGACGAGGCCGAGATCGGCGAGCAGGCCATCGTCGCCGCCTGCGCCTTCGTGCCGGCGGGCATGAAGGTGCCCGCGCGCACGCTCGTGGCCGGCATTCCCGCCCGGGTGAAGAAGACGCTGAGCGAGGAGGAGATCGCCTGGAAGCTCGAAGGCACGCAGACCTACCAGGCGCTCACCGAACGCAGCCTCGCGAGCCTGCGCGAGGTGGCGCCGCTGCCGCGCATGGAGCCCGACCGCCCGCGCCTGCCCGAGTTCGACGTGCGTTCGCTGATCGCGACGCGGCGCGGCTAG
- a CDS encoding DNA-deoxyinosine glycosylase yields MNPSTASGQGSPVLTGLAPIVSSETVVLILGSFPGVRSLELQQYYAHPQNQFWKILQAVWPHHPLPMGADSYPEKKAWLLERGLGVWDVYAACEREGSLDSAIRAPVVNDIAGLHLPKLAAIAHNGGESFKHARHTRTLGVPVYPLPSTSPANASWRFERKLAAWREVFAAHHLL; encoded by the coding sequence ATGAACCCATCCACCGCATCCGGCCAGGGCAGCCCGGTGCTCACCGGCCTGGCGCCGATCGTCTCGAGCGAAACCGTGGTGCTGATCCTCGGCAGCTTCCCGGGCGTTCGGTCGCTCGAACTGCAGCAGTACTATGCGCATCCCCAAAACCAGTTCTGGAAGATCTTGCAAGCCGTCTGGCCCCACCACCCGCTGCCGATGGGCGCGGACAGCTATCCCGAAAAGAAGGCCTGGCTGCTCGAACGCGGCCTGGGCGTGTGGGACGTCTACGCGGCCTGCGAGCGCGAGGGCAGCCTCGATTCGGCCATCCGCGCCCCCGTGGTGAACGACATCGCGGGGCTGCACCTGCCGAAGCTCGCCGCCATCGCGCACAACGGCGGCGAGAGCTTCAAGCACGCACGCCACACGCGCACGCTCGGCGTGCCGGTCTACCCGCTGCCGTCCACCAGCCCCGCCAACGCGTCCTGGCGCTTCGAGCGCAAGCTCGCGGCCTGGCGCGAGGTCTTCGCCGCCCACCACCTTCTTTGA
- a CDS encoding DUF58 domain-containing protein produces MKSWWRKAPAAANDERLLAQAGGAERALRRLEWTVIRRLDGLLQGNYRTLMRGTGLDLADLREYQHHDDVRHIDWNVTARLQTPYVRVFTEDREMAAWFVLDLSRSVDFGSGQKAKREISAGFVGVLARLLTRHGNRVGALVYGSDLEAVIPPRSGRRHVLHLLHAMERRADKAAAVPAQKGMTRLADLLQSAAMLMPRRSTVFVVSDFLSEPGWERPLGQLVQRHEVVAVRLFDPLELELPDLGLVPLRDAETGEQLWVDTHDAGFRRRFARLAAEREQALRAALAKAGVDALELSTSDDLVEAIVRFADMRKRRTRVGPGSSKKAVAA; encoded by the coding sequence ATGAAAAGCTGGTGGCGTAAGGCCCCTGCAGCCGCGAACGACGAACGCCTCCTCGCGCAGGCGGGCGGCGCGGAGCGCGCGCTGCGCCGGCTCGAATGGACGGTGATCCGCCGGCTCGACGGCCTGCTGCAGGGCAACTACCGCACGCTGATGCGCGGCACCGGCCTCGACCTGGCCGACCTGCGCGAATACCAGCACCACGACGACGTGCGCCACATCGACTGGAACGTCACCGCGCGGCTGCAGACGCCCTATGTGCGCGTCTTCACCGAAGACCGCGAGATGGCGGCCTGGTTCGTGCTGGACCTGAGCCGCTCGGTCGACTTCGGCTCGGGCCAAAAGGCCAAGCGCGAGATCTCGGCCGGCTTCGTCGGCGTGCTCGCGCGCCTGCTCACGCGCCACGGCAACCGCGTGGGCGCGCTGGTCTACGGCAGCGACCTCGAAGCGGTGATCCCGCCGCGCAGCGGCCGCCGGCACGTGCTGCACCTGCTGCATGCGATGGAACGCCGCGCCGACAAGGCCGCGGCCGTGCCCGCGCAGAAGGGCATGACGCGGCTGGCCGACCTGCTCCAGTCGGCCGCGATGCTGATGCCGCGCCGCTCCACGGTGTTCGTGGTGTCCGACTTCCTCAGCGAGCCCGGCTGGGAGCGCCCGCTCGGCCAGTTGGTGCAGCGGCACGAGGTGGTCGCGGTGCGGCTGTTCGACCCGCTCGAGCTCGAGCTGCCCGACCTCGGCCTGGTGCCGCTGCGCGACGCCGAGACCGGCGAGCAGCTCTGGGTCGACACGCACGACGCGGGCTTCCGCAGGCGCTTCGCGCGGCTGGCCGCGGAGCGCGAACAGGCATTGCGCGCCGCGCTCGCGAAGGCCGGCGTCGATGCGCTCGAGCTGTCGACCAGCGACGACCTGGTCGAGGCGATCGTTCGTTTCGCCGACATGCGCAAGCGCCGCACGCGCGTCGGTCCGGGCAGCAGCAAGAAGGCGGTGGCAGCATGA
- a CDS encoding tripartite tricarboxylate transporter TctB family protein, whose translation MKIKSQKDFFSGLMFAVVGVAFAWGATTYSVGTGARMGPGYFPLMLGILMAVIGLAIMFSGLTVETTDGEPIGKWAWKQVVFILGANLAFGVLLGGLPAFGIPAMGMIIAIYALVIIASLAGHEFKLPTVLILATVLAVGSYVAFIWALKLQIQVWPTFIG comes from the coding sequence GTGAAAATCAAAAGTCAGAAGGACTTTTTCTCGGGCCTGATGTTTGCGGTCGTGGGCGTGGCATTCGCATGGGGCGCCACCACCTACAGCGTAGGCACCGGCGCCCGCATGGGACCCGGCTACTTCCCGCTGATGCTCGGCATCCTGATGGCCGTCATCGGCCTGGCAATCATGTTCAGCGGCCTCACCGTCGAGACCACCGACGGCGAGCCGATCGGCAAGTGGGCCTGGAAGCAGGTGGTGTTCATCCTGGGCGCCAACCTCGCCTTCGGCGTGCTGCTCGGCGGCCTGCCGGCCTTTGGCATCCCCGCCATGGGCATGATCATCGCCATCTACGCGCTCGTGATCATCGCGAGCCTCGCAGGGCATGAGTTCAAGCTCCCCACCGTGCTGATCCTGGCCACCGTGCTCGCCGTCGGCAGCTACGTGGCCTTCATCTGGGCACTCAAGCTCCAGATCCAGGTCTGGCCGACCTTCATCGGTTGA